From Etheostoma cragini isolate CJK2018 chromosome 1, CSU_Ecrag_1.0, whole genome shotgun sequence, a single genomic window includes:
- the gpalpp1 gene encoding GPALPP motifs-containing protein 1 yields MSSVRPAKEQRDEDSDNDKGFSGPALPPGYKLGEPSSSSDDSEPEVAAKRAKTRHTAADKVENTKVQEKADDGFFGPALPPGFKKQQSSPERPPVLGPALPPGFRRAAYENDDDNDGEDGEDFPGPALPPGYHAESSSSEGEDDDVIGPMPPKGPVEDSVALDFERRALRMKEKLIGNDTPEVLARETWMTELPPELQHIGLGARTFKKKSGPENKDRSIWTDTPADIERKTREHLERKKKGEVEIDDVPQVSKRDVEMADKVSKYNDTKRAESLVSMHTKKMKEKAKEKADKPVERRPFDRDEDLQVNRFDEAQKQRLLKKSQELNTRFSHSRDRMFL; encoded by the exons ATGTCGTCAGTCAGACCTGCTAAGGAGCAGAGGGATGAAGACTCTGATAATGATAAAGGAT TCTCTGGCCCCGCTTTGCCTCCTGGCTATAAATTGGGAGAACCGTCGAGCTCGTCGGATGATAGTGAACCGGAGGTTGCGGCCAAAAGAGccaaaacaagacacacagctgcagacaa gGTGGAGAACACAAAGGTACAAGAAAAAGCTGATGATGGTTTCTTTGGACCAGCCCTACCACCAGGATTCAAGAAACAACAGAGTTCACCAGAAAG GCCGCCTGTGCTGGGACCAGCTTTGCCTCCTGGGTTTCGGAGAGCAGCGTATGAAAACGATGATGACAACGAtggagaagatggagaggaTTTCCCAGGGCCCGCCCTTCCCCCTGGCTACCACGCTGAGTCCTCCAGCAGCGAGGGAGAGGATGATGATGTGATTGGGCCCATGCCGCCCAAAGGGCCTGTTGAAGACTCCGTGGCTCTGGACTTTGAGCGCAGAGCCCTAAGAATGAAAGAGAAGCTGATAGGAAAT GACACTCCTGAGGTGCTGGCCAGAGAAACATGGATGACAGAGCTCCCACCAGAACTGCAGCACATTGGCTTGGGGGCTCGAACCTTCAAGAAGAAGTCTGGTCCAGAGAACAAGGATCGCTCCATTTGGACAGATACACCAGCAGACATTGAGCGCAAGACCAGG GAACATCTTGAGCGAAAGAAGAAGGGTGAGGTGGAGATAGACGATGTCCCACAAGTCTCCAAGAGGGATGTGGAAATGGCAGATAAAGTGTCTAAGTATAAC GATACCAAACGTGCCGAGTCTCTGGTGAGTATGCACACTAAGAAGATGAAGGAAAAAGCAAAGGAGAAGGCTGACAAACCAGTGGAGAGGAGACCATTCGATCGAGATGAAGACTTGCAGGTGAACCGCTTTGATGAGGCGCAGAAGCAGCGGCTGCTGAAGAAATCTCAGGAACTGAACACACGATTCTCCCACAGCAGGGACCGAATGTTCCTGtaa